The DNA region atttgtagtatactttttttccttttgtttttttttgctatttaatgctgcgtctaaagaaaaccgcagcaaatgacacgcagcagatacgtttttttccactagtgagaaATATATAAAGCATCCCCCAAGTTTGAGCGAGGAATATAAGGCGACAATTatcatatcaaattttttattgatgttcaaaattatttttttttcgaaGTGAAATAATCACTAAAAAATAGTCGGTTACAAAtcaaattattaacaaaatataCTTTTCCAATATGATACAATATTAACTTATCATACACCGTACACTAAtctaaacaaaatatataataatatacaagaGAGACGCAATGTTAAAGAGATTAAACCTATATACACACAATTTTTGCATTATCGCCAAACAATAATGATTGATCAAATAGTACTCTCATGCCCCTTTAgtaacaaacttaaaaaaacataattgaaCCGAAAGAGTAGTATCTACTAACCATTGCTATCTAAAGGTAAAAGAGAGGCCATGTCGACGTTTACTACTACTGCAAGAAAGCACATAATTAGGAACTTGTTCTGAAATCCTccaaattttaattgatttatccAAACTTCCACTATACAAAACCCACCTTGCATCAATAGAATTAGTTTCAACATTTGCCACAACAGCTAAACACTTAACAGGTCCATTATGTCCACTTAAAACTGATAAACAAACATGATCTTCATTAGAAATCCGTTTCCAAACACAAATATTCATATCAGCAGAACCACTAAATATCATATTTCCAGCAGTAGCTAAACATAAAACTGCAAGTTTATGCCCATTAAGAGTCCCACCAGGAAATGTAAAGTCTCTTTTATACCAATAATTTACTTGTCCATTTGATGAACCACAATAAAGCATAGCAGCTCCTTGATCTATTGCTAAAGCTGTTACTGCACATTCTTGTTTTACCAATgtttgtgaaaaaaaatgtttagtTCCTTTTCCTTGTACTTCTCGGCGCCATATTTTAATTGATCCATCAGCTGAACCAGTAAAAACCAGGCCATCGAACCCAGAAACTACAGCATTTACAGCATCTTCGTGTGCTGGGATCGATTCTAAACacttgaaatttgaaattcgcCACACTTTTACACTCCTATCCCATGAAGCGGAATATAAGTAATTACGATCATCACTTAAACTGAGCGATGATATTGCATCCCAATGTCGTATCCATACTGCATTTCTATGCCTTCCGATTTCTATATAACTACTTGGCTTCATAGATTTCTTTAAAAATGCTTTGAAGGATGGTAATGTTCCTATTCTTTTGTGTATACTTGGGTTCTTTGATGACATTTTCCAAACCCGAATTTTCCCATCTTGATGGCCCGTAAATATTTTATCATCTGATATAACAATCGATTTAACAAGACCACTATTTGATTTAAACCCCGAGTATTCTCTTTGGTTTCTCCAAA from Amaranthus tricolor cultivar Red isolate AtriRed21 chromosome 3, ASM2621246v1, whole genome shotgun sequence includes:
- the LOC130807774 gene encoding protein JINGUBANG-like produces the protein MMFTKSNSCHQIEQLSDENNYERQQLESCRSSHIDSTNSSPTDNMGSTSPYARSPWSAHMALPGPSYEDRFSNGEHSYNCLMGSLIREEGHIYSLATSGDLLYTGSDSKNIRVWRNQREYSGFKSNSGLVKSIVISDDKIFTGHQDGKIRVWKMSSKNPSIHKRIGTLPSFKAFLKKSMKPSSYIEIGRHRNAVWIRHWDAISSLSLSDDRNYLYSASWDRSVKVWRISNFKCLESIPAHEDAVNAVVSGFDGLVFTGSADGSIKIWRREVQGKGTKHFFSQTLVKQECAVTALAIDQGAAMLYCGSSNGQVNYWYKRDFTFPGGTLNGHKLAVLCLATAGNMIFSGSADMNICVWKRISNEDHVCLSVLSGHNGPVKCLAVVANVETNSIDARWVLYSGSLDKSIKIWRISEQVPNYVLSCSSSKRRHGLSFTFR